A stretch of Candidatus Hydrogenedens sp. DNA encodes these proteins:
- a CDS encoding DUF4340 domain-containing protein, with translation MNVKKMLIILVAILVVLVVLVFLRQTKETQRPSIIEQAKFEKLIPESLSLSSIVKLELYAGAKPDEKVVIVKDGDKWRVSSHFNSPAKKETVEEYLDKIVKLQGEMRAEVPTDDALADYNLKDDQAFHVDVYTSATGEPALKLLVGKSPSYQLTFVRKAGERKIYDGGVNFRQEAGIYGDEVDKAPTADRWLDKDILKIEKDKITRLAYEMPDKKLLFEKKEKEVPQEQENVNEGT, from the coding sequence ATGAATGTAAAGAAAATGTTAATAATACTTGTTGCTATCCTGGTTGTCTTGGTCGTGCTTGTGTTCTTAAGACAAACCAAAGAAACGCAACGTCCTTCGATTATTGAGCAGGCAAAATTTGAAAAACTTATTCCTGAAAGCCTGTCTCTAAGTAGTATTGTTAAATTAGAACTTTATGCAGGTGCAAAACCAGATGAAAAAGTAGTTATCGTAAAAGACGGTGATAAATGGCGTGTAAGCAGTCATTTTAATTCACCTGCAAAAAAAGAGACGGTAGAAGAGTATTTGGATAAAATTGTCAAACTTCAAGGTGAAATGCGAGCAGAAGTTCCCACAGACGATGCTTTAGCAGACTATAATTTAAAAGATGATCAGGCATTTCACGTGGATGTATATACTTCCGCTACAGGTGAACCAGCATTAAAATTATTAGTTGGCAAATCTCCAAGTTATCAATTGACTTTTGTCCGTAAAGCTGGTGAACGAAAAATCTATGACGGTGGTGTTAATTTCCGTCAGGAGGCTGGCATCTATGGGGATGAGGTTGACAAAGCACCAACCGCAGATCGCTGGTTAGATAAAGATATATTGAAAATTGAGAAGGATAAAATTACCCGACTTGCTTATGAAATGCCTGATAAGAAACTGCTCTTTGAAAAGAAAGAAAAAGAAGTTCCTCAGGAACAAGAGAACGTGAATGAGGGAACCAA
- a CDS encoding Gldg family protein, whose translation MRNILCIYRRDLSSYFTSPIGYIFIVVFITVSVGLYITSFFSFPVADMRPYFENLPLILCVFIPAITMRLWAEERKENTWEMLLTFPMKASELVLGKFFSALTVFAISLAATFTVPLMLMNLGSPDMGAIIGGYFGTLLMAGCFLALGIFFSGFCKDQIVAFVVTLLTCLLVFLVGTSFIASYIDDKLPGIGSLLSNLLGVFKHFSSFTKGVIDLADVIFFLVWTVLFLVLNVMYIDQRNRPGAKLMFTVAVAVCVAIGLMFNFLMVGTSLKRFDLTEDKIYTVSESSAKILRQVEVPVQINVYISPRESMPTAMKDLEQNIKDKLEELKISANGKLDYKTIYLDVANLYADQDEMFNPDKKKNETEEETVERRLLDKGVKPFNVRAISQDEITNKLVYSSIGVAYKDKPEEVIPQIMPESIQELEYRIVSTVYKLTRTKSPIIALVAPKEAINIDPQMRQMLQQMGQQIPQSEDPYVYLEEILRQEKYDVRRVEMTKESPLPDEYDTLVVVNPRSLNDRQRWEINRALRSGKSVVLAVQTYEWDYRATSRGNTISKREEKPEINSLLENYGLKVSEDILMDENSVTLNVQGGGDLLSQLVGQPFRLPMHILVTNESMDQETSITNRLSAVFYLWGTHVELNEQKLKELGIKYKPIMFTSEKAWTVPAGEKLSAKSFEPPPLSARKRYPLMVMLEGQFPDAFAGKERPAWPKPQPRPGEPVPPDDSEPEAPAPNIEPKPSKMILLGCSEMFRKNFLQAGNLDLFLNCVDAVSLTEDLVNVRGRKPIDRTIEKPTDSQKMFWRTVNYTLSNAIVIAVGIAVYVIRRRSRLAYTMAQIANSEK comes from the coding sequence ATGCGTAATATTTTATGTATCTATCGAAGAGATTTATCTTCCTATTTTACATCGCCCATTGGATATATTTTTATTGTGGTGTTTATCACCGTTAGCGTAGGGCTCTACATTACTTCATTTTTCAGTTTTCCTGTGGCGGATATGCGTCCCTATTTTGAGAATCTACCCTTAATTCTCTGTGTGTTTATTCCTGCGATTACGATGCGACTCTGGGCAGAGGAACGGAAGGAAAACACATGGGAAATGCTGTTAACATTTCCTATGAAAGCAAGTGAACTGGTTTTAGGTAAGTTTTTCTCTGCGTTGACAGTATTTGCTATCTCTCTTGCTGCAACATTTACGGTGCCCCTGATGCTTATGAATTTAGGTAGTCCTGATATGGGGGCTATTATCGGTGGTTACTTTGGAACCTTGCTGATGGCGGGATGTTTTTTAGCATTGGGGATTTTCTTTTCTGGTTTTTGTAAAGACCAGATAGTAGCCTTTGTTGTAACACTTTTGACGTGTCTGCTTGTATTTCTGGTAGGGACTTCATTTATCGCATCTTATATTGACGATAAACTACCTGGAATCGGTTCTTTGTTATCCAATTTATTAGGTGTTTTCAAGCATTTTAGTTCATTCACGAAGGGGGTTATTGACCTTGCAGATGTTATTTTCTTCCTTGTCTGGACTGTGTTGTTTCTTGTTCTGAATGTGATGTATATTGACCAGCGAAATCGACCAGGGGCGAAATTGATGTTTACCGTAGCGGTTGCGGTTTGTGTGGCTATTGGATTGATGTTTAACTTCTTGATGGTCGGAACCAGTTTGAAACGATTTGACCTAACAGAAGACAAGATTTATACCGTTTCGGAATCTTCAGCAAAAATTCTAAGGCAGGTCGAAGTGCCTGTTCAGATAAATGTGTATATCAGTCCGCGTGAAAGTATGCCAACTGCTATGAAGGATTTAGAGCAAAATATCAAGGATAAACTTGAAGAGTTAAAAATTTCGGCGAATGGCAAATTGGATTACAAGACAATTTATTTGGATGTGGCAAATCTGTATGCGGATCAGGATGAAATGTTTAATCCCGACAAGAAGAAGAATGAAACTGAAGAGGAAACAGTAGAACGTCGATTATTGGATAAAGGAGTAAAACCGTTTAATGTACGTGCGATTAGTCAGGATGAAATTACCAACAAGTTGGTCTATTCTTCAATAGGTGTGGCGTACAAAGATAAGCCCGAAGAAGTCATTCCGCAGATTATGCCAGAATCTATTCAGGAACTGGAATATCGGATAGTAAGCACGGTGTATAAGTTGACAAGAACCAAATCACCTATTATTGCGTTAGTAGCTCCGAAGGAAGCCATCAACATCGACCCACAAATGCGTCAGATGTTGCAACAGATGGGGCAACAAATTCCCCAAAGTGAAGACCCGTATGTTTATTTGGAAGAAATTCTAAGACAGGAGAAGTATGATGTTCGTCGGGTAGAGATGACAAAAGAAAGTCCTCTCCCTGATGAGTATGATACATTGGTTGTAGTAAACCCAAGAAGTTTGAATGACCGCCAACGCTGGGAGATTAACCGTGCATTGCGGTCTGGCAAATCTGTTGTGCTTGCAGTCCAAACCTACGAATGGGATTATCGTGCTACATCTCGCGGTAATACCATTTCTAAACGAGAAGAGAAACCAGAAATCAATTCGTTACTTGAAAACTATGGTTTGAAAGTAAGCGAAGATATTTTGATGGATGAAAACAGTGTTACTTTAAATGTGCAAGGTGGTGGTGATTTACTATCTCAATTAGTCGGTCAACCATTCCGACTTCCAATGCATATTCTCGTTACTAACGAGTCCATGGACCAGGAAACATCCATTACAAATCGTCTATCTGCTGTTTTCTATCTATGGGGCACACATGTTGAATTGAATGAACAGAAGCTAAAAGAGTTGGGGATAAAATATAAACCTATCATGTTTACCAGTGAAAAAGCATGGACTGTTCCTGCAGGTGAAAAACTTAGTGCTAAATCATTTGAACCGCCTCCACTTTCAGCTCGCAAACGTTATCCTTTGATGGTCATGTTAGAAGGTCAGTTCCCAGATGCTTTTGCAGGGAAAGAACGGCCTGCTTGGCCTAAACCGCAACCACGTCCAGGTGAGCCTGTTCCGCCAGATGATTCAGAACCAGAAGCACCTGCTCCAAACATCGAGCCTAAACCTTCAAAAATGATTTTGTTAGGTTGCTCTGAAATGTTCCGTAAAAACTTCCTACAAGCAGGGAACCTTGACCTATTCTTAAATTGTGTTGACGCTGTTTCACTCACAGAGGACCTGGTAAATGTCCGTGGTCGGAAACCTATTGACCGCACTATTGAAAAACCGACAGACAGTCAGAAAATGTTCTGGCGGACTGTCAATTATACATTATCAAATGCTATCGTTATAGCAGTTGGTATCGCTGTATATGTTATTCGCCGTCGTTCTCGACTCGCTTATACGATGGCTCAAATTGCAAATTCGGAAAAGTAG
- a CDS encoding ATP-binding cassette domain-containing protein, translating into MIQVTDLTMHYGPVVALDRVSFEVRKGEVVGLLGPNGAGKSTTMKILTTYLYPTAGKAVVAGCDVTQEPLKVRQVIGYLPEVLPLYMDMEVRSYLDFVGRARGLSGARLKHRMELVVETCGLKPMFRKIIRELSKGYRQRTALAQALIHDPEVVILDEPTSGLDPHQIIEIRNLIEELAKDKTVILSTHILQEVEATADRIVIINRGKIVGDGTIEQLRERAKESERYLFTVSGEQSDVQKYLSGISGVKKVQFIGSENGFVSFLVVSKLGMPIWRELNELAISQHWTIKELSEKPLTLEETFLTLTEKEKPELELSGKRRVAHA; encoded by the coding sequence ATGATACAAGTAACGGATTTAACAATGCACTATGGTCCTGTGGTTGCATTAGACCGAGTCTCCTTCGAAGTTCGAAAGGGGGAGGTCGTCGGTTTGCTGGGACCGAATGGTGCAGGCAAATCAACCACAATGAAGATTTTAACGACATATTTGTATCCGACCGCTGGTAAAGCGGTTGTTGCTGGTTGTGATGTAACTCAGGAACCATTGAAGGTTCGGCAGGTAATTGGTTATTTGCCAGAAGTGCTTCCACTTTATATGGATATGGAAGTTCGCTCTTACCTGGATTTTGTTGGAAGAGCACGTGGACTAAGCGGAGCACGATTAAAACATCGGATGGAATTAGTTGTTGAAACATGTGGATTGAAACCGATGTTCCGCAAGATTATTCGTGAACTGTCCAAAGGGTATCGTCAAAGAACTGCTCTGGCTCAGGCACTTATTCATGACCCAGAGGTTGTTATTCTTGACGAGCCCACATCGGGTTTAGACCCACATCAGATTATAGAAATTCGCAATTTAATTGAGGAGTTGGCAAAGGATAAAACGGTTATCCTGTCAACGCACATTTTGCAGGAAGTAGAAGCCACTGCGGACCGAATTGTGATTATTAACCGTGGTAAGATTGTTGGTGATGGGACGATTGAACAGCTCCGTGAACGGGCAAAAGAATCTGAACGGTATCTCTTTACTGTTTCAGGTGAACAGTCCGATGTTCAGAAATATCTTTCAGGAATCAGTGGTGTGAAAAAGGTGCAATTTATAGGGAGTGAAAATGGTTTTGTTTCCTTCCTTGTAGTTAGCAAGTTGGGAATGCCCATCTGGCGAGAACTTAATGAGTTAGCCATAAGTCAGCATTGGACAATTAAAGAATTGTCGGAAAAACCGTTAACATTAGAGGAGACATTCCTCACCTTGACTGAGAAGGAAAAACCTGAACTGGAACTTTCTGGTAAGAGGAGAGTTGCCCATGCGTAA
- a CDS encoding phosphatase PAP2 family protein has translation MLRNMPGILKLFFSLVIVVVGYLVLYELFLLGAKLINDPLDEAILLALQPDHYVPVLDECMVFLTHFSVYLFSITTITWLITNLIVRKSEKLANIASYVWKVFAVVLAIYHISGIWISSKGIFWWRPHEYRSVFIILSVVSFLVFWFGSKTWTQWDYLERKRWTRVFWVTLVSVFFTNYLGENNIKRTVGRPRPLHEKYEPWNKHVRVIKDEVVKASPSYISGHASSLFALLTPSIWAVRKKRVKVALTSWGAIHAYTRIYTAAHFPYCAFMGSLFGFLIGTLCYWAFWWCLNPKKCVVSPQPISAKST, from the coding sequence ATGTTGCGTAATATGCCTGGTATTCTGAAATTATTTTTTTCGTTGGTAATTGTAGTTGTTGGCTATTTGGTTCTATACGAACTTTTTTTATTAGGTGCGAAGTTGATTAATGACCCACTGGACGAAGCTATATTATTAGCATTGCAACCTGACCACTACGTGCCTGTACTTGATGAGTGTATGGTTTTTCTAACTCATTTTTCGGTATACCTTTTCTCAATTACTACAATCACATGGCTCATCACAAATTTGATTGTTCGTAAAAGTGAAAAATTGGCTAACATTGCGAGTTATGTTTGGAAAGTTTTTGCAGTTGTTCTTGCTATATATCACATATCTGGTATATGGATTTCTTCTAAAGGGATTTTTTGGTGGCGACCCCATGAATACCGAAGTGTATTTATAATTTTAAGCGTCGTCTCATTCCTTGTTTTCTGGTTCGGTTCTAAGACCTGGACACAGTGGGATTATTTAGAACGGAAACGGTGGACTCGTGTTTTTTGGGTAACACTGGTAAGTGTCTTTTTTACAAACTACTTAGGGGAGAATAACATCAAAAGAACGGTAGGACGTCCCAGACCATTACATGAGAAATATGAGCCGTGGAACAAGCATGTACGTGTTATAAAGGATGAGGTAGTTAAGGCTTCCCCTTCATATATCTCTGGACATGCATCATCACTATTCGCTCTCCTTACTCCTTCTATCTGGGCAGTGCGTAAAAAACGAGTCAAAGTTGCTTTAACTTCATGGGGAGCAATACATGCATATACTCGGATATATACTGCGGCACATTTCCCCTATTGTGCTTTTATGGGCTCGCTATTCGGGTTTCTTATCGGTACACTTTGCTATTGGGCATTCTGGTGGTGTCTAAATCCAAAGAAATGTGTTGTCTCTCCTCAACCAATCTCGGCAAAGTCGACGTAG
- the nuoE gene encoding NADH-quinone oxidoreductase subunit NuoE — MDSLSEVSSTSISKVFQKYPTNRSSIIPLLQEVQEQLGYIPASAVDEMAVYLGVSATEIYGVASFYTQFKFTPPGKYIIQICQGTACHVRASSVVLEAIREELNIEPGQTTKDGLFTLERVACVGCCALAPVMVVNGKVYAQMTQDKVHNVLKEYYEKETNHAGDKK; from the coding sequence TTGGACTCACTTAGTGAAGTATCATCTACAAGCATTAGCAAGGTATTTCAAAAATATCCTACAAATAGAAGCAGTATCATCCCGTTACTTCAAGAGGTTCAAGAACAGTTGGGCTATATTCCAGCCTCTGCTGTCGACGAAATGGCGGTCTATCTCGGTGTATCAGCAACAGAAATATATGGAGTTGCCTCTTTTTATACACAATTTAAGTTTACACCCCCTGGAAAGTATATCATCCAAATTTGTCAAGGGACCGCATGTCATGTTCGAGCCTCCTCAGTTGTCCTCGAAGCGATACGAGAAGAATTAAATATTGAGCCAGGCCAGACAACAAAGGATGGTTTATTTACATTAGAACGAGTGGCATGTGTTGGCTGTTGTGCCTTAGCCCCAGTAATGGTTGTTAATGGAAAAGTTTATGCACAAATGACACAGGATAAAGTTCATAACGTATTAAAAGAATATTATGAAAAAGAAACAAATCATGCGGGTGATAAAAAATGA